A genomic window from Salvia miltiorrhiza cultivar Shanhuang (shh) chromosome 5, IMPLAD_Smil_shh, whole genome shotgun sequence includes:
- the LOC131025232 gene encoding SNF1-related protein kinase regulatory subunit gamma-1-like isoform X2 yields the protein MAAKAKQESKSGKDESYDAYFDTVQSRKKLPCALQEKLTSAFAKIPVSSFPKVPGGKVIEIQADMSIGDAVRVLSETNILSAPVLDPAASDSKDWRKRYLGIVDYSAIVLWVLQTAEIAAVTLSATSAAAAGVGTAAAGTIGALALGATGPLAVAGLTVAAVGAAVAGGVAADRGMGRDAPTAADKLGKDFYKVILYEEPFKSTTVRSILKSYRWVPFVPVGPDSSMLSVMLLLSKYRLRNVPVIELGSPSINNFITQSAVIQGLRGCRGRDWFDCIAANPISDLGLPFMTPDQVVSVRDDELILEAFKKMKENQIGGLPVVEGSSGKIFGNISIRDIRFLLLKHELFTNFRNRGVGHGRQWQDRDTDHVPVELDSRDRDRDSGLEGGSQNLRGLGGGEAGARRHHPQRCHLVFHHRASEFLR from the exons ATGGCAGCGAAGGCGAAGCAAGAATCGAAGAGCGGGAAGGACGAGAGCTACGACGCCTATTTTGATACGGTGCAGAGCAGAAAGAAGCTCCCCTGCGCCTTGCAGGAGAAGCTGACATCTGCGTTTGCAAAAATCCCCGTCTCGTCCTTCCCTAAAGTCCCCGGTGGGAAAG TTATCGAGATTCAAGCCGACATGTCGATAGGCGACGCCGTTAGGGTGTTGTCCGAGACCAACATTCTGTCGGCCCCGGTACTCGACCCCGCGGCTAGTGATAGTAAGGACTGGAGGAAGAGATATCTAGGGATTGTGGATTACTCTGCTATAGTCCTTTGGGTGCTGCAGACGGCAGAGATCGCGGCGGTCACCTTATCCGCCACCTCGGCCGCTGCTGCTGGGGTCGGGACTGCTGCTGCCGGCACTATAGGCGCCCTGGCCTTGGGGGCCACCGGCCCCCTGGCCGTGGCTGGGCTGACCGTGGCAGCAGTCGGGGCAGCTGTGGCCGGGGGCGTTGCTGCGGATAGAGGGATGGGGAGAGACGCCCCCACGGCCGCGGACAAGTTAGGCAAGGATTTCTACAAGGTTATCCTCTACGAGGAGCCTTTCAAGTCCACCACG GTTAGGTCGATCCTCAAGTCGTATAGATGGGTGCCGTTCGTCCCCGTTGGCCCGGATAGCTCGATGCTGAGCGTGATGCTGCTGCTCTCCAAGTACAGGCTCCGGAACGTGCCCGTGATCGAGCTAGGGAGCCCCTCGATCAACAACTTCATAACTCAGTCCGCGGTGATACAGGGCCTCCGCGGATGCAGGGGACGGGACTGGTTCGACTGCATCGCCGCGAATCCTATATCCGACCTCGGCCTCCCCTTCATGACTCCGGATCAG GTGGTGAGTGTTCGAGACGACGAGTTGATCCTCGAGGCCTTcaagaagatgaaggagaatcaaatCGGAGGCCTCCCCGTCGTGGAGGGCTCGTCGGGGAAGATCTTCGGCAACATAAGCATAAGAGATATTAGGTTCTTGTTGCTCAAGCATGAACTATTCACAAATTTCAG GAACCGTGGCGTCGGCCACGGACGACAATGGCAAGATCGTGACACCGATCACGTGCCAGTCGAGCTCGACTCTCGGGACCGTGATAGAGACTCTGGCCTCGAGGGCGGTTCACAGAATCTACGTGGTCTCGGGGGAGGAGAAGCAGGTGCTCGGCGTCATCACCCTCAGAGATGTCATCTCGTGTTTCATCACCGAGCCTCCGAATTTCTTCGATGA
- the LOC131025232 gene encoding SNF1-related protein kinase regulatory subunit gamma-1-like isoform X1: protein MAAKAKQESKSGKDESYDAYFDTVQSRKKLPCALQEKLTSAFAKIPVSSFPKVPGGKVIEIQADMSIGDAVRVLSETNILSAPVLDPAASDSKDWRKRYLGIVDYSAIVLWVLQTAEIAAVTLSATSAAAAGVGTAAAGTIGALALGATGPLAVAGLTVAAVGAAVAGGVAADRGMGRDAPTAADKLGKDFYKVILYEEPFKSTTVRSILKSYRWVPFVPVGPDSSMLSVMLLLSKYRLRNVPVIELGSPSINNFITQSAVIQGLRGCRGRDWFDCIAANPISDLGLPFMTPDQVVSVRDDELILEAFKKMKENQIGGLPVVEGSSGKIFGNISIRDIRFLLLKHELFTNFRELTVKDFIGTVASATDDNGKIVTPITCQSSSTLGTVIETLASRAVHRIYVVSGEEKQVLGVITLRDVISCFITEPPNFFDDYFGFAAQEILSR, encoded by the exons ATGGCAGCGAAGGCGAAGCAAGAATCGAAGAGCGGGAAGGACGAGAGCTACGACGCCTATTTTGATACGGTGCAGAGCAGAAAGAAGCTCCCCTGCGCCTTGCAGGAGAAGCTGACATCTGCGTTTGCAAAAATCCCCGTCTCGTCCTTCCCTAAAGTCCCCGGTGGGAAAG TTATCGAGATTCAAGCCGACATGTCGATAGGCGACGCCGTTAGGGTGTTGTCCGAGACCAACATTCTGTCGGCCCCGGTACTCGACCCCGCGGCTAGTGATAGTAAGGACTGGAGGAAGAGATATCTAGGGATTGTGGATTACTCTGCTATAGTCCTTTGGGTGCTGCAGACGGCAGAGATCGCGGCGGTCACCTTATCCGCCACCTCGGCCGCTGCTGCTGGGGTCGGGACTGCTGCTGCCGGCACTATAGGCGCCCTGGCCTTGGGGGCCACCGGCCCCCTGGCCGTGGCTGGGCTGACCGTGGCAGCAGTCGGGGCAGCTGTGGCCGGGGGCGTTGCTGCGGATAGAGGGATGGGGAGAGACGCCCCCACGGCCGCGGACAAGTTAGGCAAGGATTTCTACAAGGTTATCCTCTACGAGGAGCCTTTCAAGTCCACCACG GTTAGGTCGATCCTCAAGTCGTATAGATGGGTGCCGTTCGTCCCCGTTGGCCCGGATAGCTCGATGCTGAGCGTGATGCTGCTGCTCTCCAAGTACAGGCTCCGGAACGTGCCCGTGATCGAGCTAGGGAGCCCCTCGATCAACAACTTCATAACTCAGTCCGCGGTGATACAGGGCCTCCGCGGATGCAGGGGACGGGACTGGTTCGACTGCATCGCCGCGAATCCTATATCCGACCTCGGCCTCCCCTTCATGACTCCGGATCAG GTGGTGAGTGTTCGAGACGACGAGTTGATCCTCGAGGCCTTcaagaagatgaaggagaatcaaatCGGAGGCCTCCCCGTCGTGGAGGGCTCGTCGGGGAAGATCTTCGGCAACATAAGCATAAGAGATATTAGGTTCTTGTTGCTCAAGCATGAACTATTCACAAATTTCAG GGAGCTCACCGTGAAGGATTTCATAGGAACCGTGGCGTCGGCCACGGACGACAATGGCAAGATCGTGACACCGATCACGTGCCAGTCGAGCTCGACTCTCGGGACCGTGATAGAGACTCTGGCCTCGAGGGCGGTTCACAGAATCTACGTGGTCTCGGGGGAGGAGAAGCAGGTGCTCGGCGTCATCACCCTCAGAGATGTCATCTCGTGTTTCATCACCGAGCCTCCGAATTTCTTCGATGATTACTTTGGTTTCGCGGCTCAAGAAATTCTGAGCCGATGA